The following coding sequences lie in one Arabidopsis thaliana chromosome 3, partial sequence genomic window:
- a CDS encoding Plant self-incompatibility protein S1 family (Plant self-incompatibility protein S1 family; FUNCTIONS IN: molecular_function unknown; INVOLVED IN: biological_process unknown; LOCATED IN: endomembrane system; EXPRESSED IN: synergid; CONTAINS InterPro DOMAIN/s: Plant self-incompatibility S1 (InterPro:IPR010264); BEST Arabidopsis thaliana protein match is: Plant self-incompatibility protein S1 family (TAIR:AT3G16970.1); Has 335 Blast hits to 324 proteins in 16 species: Archae - 0; Bacteria - 0; Metazoa - 3; Fungi - 0; Plants - 332; Viruses - 0; Other Eukaryotes - 0 (source: NCBI BLink).) — MGSLETCLLFFVMVMFMSAIMSRASTSVVIYNDLGGGLPLRHHCKSREDDLGYQSLAPGRSWSFGFTPDIFGRTLFYCRFSWGAESHIFDIYKQSRDKEFQEFGCKKCEWKIRKNGPCKFYKKTGMFDHCYSWD, encoded by the coding sequence ATGGGTTCTCTTGAGACATGCTTACTTTTCTTTGTAATGGTTATGTTTATGAGTGCAATTATGTCTCGAGCCTCGACGAGTGTAGTGATTTATAATGATCTTGGAGGTGGTTTGCCACTACGGCACCACTGCAAatcaagagaggatgatcttgGATACCAGAGTTTAGCACCAGGTAGATCGTGGTCGTTTGGATTTACACCGGATATTTTTGGCCGGACTTTGTTTTACTGTCGTTTTAGTTGGGGAGCTGAGAGtcatatatttgatatctaCAAACAGAGTAGAGACAAAGAATTTCAAGAGTTTGGTTGCAAAAAATGCGAATGGAAAATACGGAAAAATGGACCTTGCAAGTTTTATAAGAAGACCGGCATGTTTGATCATTGCTATTCTTGGGATTAA
- a CDS encoding uncharacterized protein (unknown protein; BEST Arabidopsis thaliana protein match is: unknown protein (TAIR:AT1G02380.1); Has 67 Blast hits to 67 proteins in 11 species: Archae - 0; Bacteria - 0; Metazoa - 0; Fungi - 0; Plants - 67; Viruses - 0; Other Eukaryotes - 0 (source: NCBI BLink).), producing the protein MGMSLDFDVDLEKGIIDCDNVYTKSPEKPMSPDNKPVITGEESVGSLENDTSPVQCGINKPGWGRSDRKEKRKKSASKPPRPPRGPSLDAADQKLIREIAELAMLKRARIERMRALKKSRAAKAASAASSLGNVLATLFTAIFFFVLVFQGLSPRAAGSSGKSHLVVAGKANGGFVSVQYAGNPSASEPDGGYTGPVLAQRPNLLKPVSGLENEKKSSQ; encoded by the exons ATGGGAATGAGTCTCGATTTCGATGTTGATCTTGAGAAAGGAATCATAGATTGCGACAATGTTTATACAAAATCACCGGAGAAGCCGATGTCTCCTGATAACAAACCGGtaataaccggagaagaaaGTGTTGGTTCgttagagaatgatacaagTCCGGTTCAATGTGGAATCAATAAACCGGGATGGGGGAGAAGCGATCGGAAGGAGAAACGGAAGAAATCTGCGTCGAAGCCTCCTCGACCGCCGCGTGGACCGTCGCTAGACGCGGCGGATCAGAAACTTATTAGAGAGATCGCTGAATTGGCGATGTTGAAACGCGCGAGAATCGAACGTATGAGAGctttgaagaaatcaagagCGGCTAAAGCTGCGTCTGCCGCTTCTTCTTTAGGCAATGTATTGGCCACTCTTTTCACcgctattttcttctttgtcctCGTTTTCCAAG GATTGTCACCGAGAGCAGCCGGTAGCTCCGGGAAATCTCACTTAGTAGTCGCCGGCAAAGCCAATGGTGGTTTTGTTTCGGTTCAATATGCGGGAAATCCGTCGGCGAGCGAACCGGATGGAGGTTATACCGGACCAGTTTTAGCACAGAGACCAAA TTTACTAAAACCGGTGTCCGGTTTGGAGAATGAAAAGAAGAGTTCACAGTGA
- a CDS encoding Cysteine-rich protein (Cysteine-rich protein; LOCATED IN: endomembrane system; BEST Arabidopsis thaliana protein match is: Cysteine-rich protein (TAIR:AT3G16895.1); Has 35333 Blast hits to 34131 proteins in 2444 species: Archae - 798; Bacteria - 22429; Metazoa - 974; Fungi - 991; Plants - 531; Viruses - 0; Other Eukaryotes - 9610 (source: NCBI BLink).) — MGSTKTLVTCFLTIILAVSLSNHNVLAIDAGIKGFDTDHCDTRCYGRDECMNYCIKAGFPKGGQCGSLCIPCGFKCCCQK; from the exons atgGGTAGTACAAAAACTTTGGTGACTTGTTTCCTTACGATAATACTTGCAGTTTCGTTGTCTAACCACAACGTTTTGGCTATAG ATGCAGGGATCAAAGGTTTCGATACTGACCACTGCGATACTAGGTGTTACGGACGAGATGAATGTATGAACTACTGTATTAAAGCTGGATTCCCAAAAGGTGGACAGTGTGGTTCTCTTTGTATTCCATGTGGTTTCAAATGTTGTTGCCAAAAGTAA
- a CDS encoding Protein phosphatase 2C family protein (Protein phosphatase 2C family protein; FUNCTIONS IN: protein serine/threonine phosphatase activity, catalytic activity; INVOLVED IN: protein amino acid dephosphorylation; LOCATED IN: endomembrane system, protein serine/threonine phosphatase complex; EXPRESSED IN: 24 plant structures; EXPRESSED DURING: 15 growth stages; CONTAINS InterPro DOMAIN/s: Protein phosphatase 2C, manganese/magnesium aspartate binding site (InterPro:IPR000222), Protein phosphatase 2C-related (InterPro:IPR001932), Protein phosphatase 2C (InterPro:IPR015655), Protein phosphatase 2C, N-terminal (InterPro:IPR014045); BEST Arabidopsis thaliana protein match is: Protein phosphatase 2C family protein (TAIR:AT4G38520.2); Has 35333 Blast hits to 34131 proteins in 2444 species: Archae - 798; Bacteria - 22429; Metazoa - 974; Fungi - 991; Plants - 531; Viruses - 0; Other Eukaryotes - 9610 (source: NCBI BLink).), producing the protein MSGSLMNLFSLCFKPFGHVCDNSEAGSGGGGGVSGGTGGEGKDGLLWFRDLGKYCGGDFSMAVIQANQVLEDQSQVESGNFGTFVGVYDGHGGPEAARYVCDHLFNHFREISAETQGVVTRETIERAFHATEEGFASIVSELWQEIPNLATVGTCCLVGVIYQNTLFVASLGDSRVVLGKKGNCGGLSAIQLSTEHNANNEDIRWELKDLHPDDPQIVVFRHGVWRVKGIIQVSRSIGDMYMKRPEFNKEPISQKFRIAEPMKRPLMSATPTILSHPLHPNDSFLIFASDGLWEHLTNEKAVEIVHNHPRAVTQRD; encoded by the exons ATGTCAGGTTCATTGATGAATCTGTTTTCTCTCTGCTTCAAGCCATTCGGGCACGTCTGTGATAATTCCGAAGCTGGATcgggtggtggtggtggcgtTTCTGGTGGAACCGGCGGTGAAGGCAAAGACGGATTGCTTTGGTTCCGTGATCTCGGTAAATATTGCGGCGGAGATTTCTCCATGGCTGTGATTCAAGCCAATCAGGTTCTTGAAGATCAGAGCCAGGTCGAATCCGGTAATTTTGGGACTTTTGTTGGTGTTTACGATGGTCATGGTGGTCCTGAAGCTGCTCGTTATGTCTGTGATCATCTCTTTAACCATTTTCGAG AAATATCAGCGGAAACACAAGGAGTTGTGACGAGAGAGACGATAGAAAGAGCCTTTCATGCGACAGAAGAAGGATTCGCTTCCATTGTGTCAGAGCTGTGGCAAGAAATACCAAATTTGGCAACTGTTGGCACTTGTTGTTTGGTTGGAGTGATATATCAAAATACTCTTTTTGTGGCAAGTCTTGGAGATTCACGGGTTGTTCTTGGAAAGAAAGGCAACTGTGGCGGACTCTCTGCTATTCAGCTGTCGACTGAACACAATGCTAACAATGAAGATATTCGTTGGGAACTCAAGGACTTACATCCTGATGACCCGCAGATCGTTGTGTTCAGGCATGGAGTTTGGAGAGTTAAGGGCATCATTCAG GTATCGAGGTCTATAGGAGACATGTACATGAAACGGCCCGAATTTAACAAGGAGCCAATCAGTCAAAAGTTCAGAATTGCAGAGCCAATGAAAAGACCCTTGATGTCTGCAACACCAACAATACTCTCTCATCCTCTGCACCCTAATGATTCGTTTCTCATTTTTGCATCTGATGGTCTTTGGGAGCATTTGACTAACGAAAAAGCAGTTGAGATTGTTCATAACCATCCCCGTGCTGTAA CGCAAAGAGACTGA
- a CDS encoding Plant invertase/pectin methylesterase inhibitor superfamily protein (Plant invertase/pectin methylesterase inhibitor superfamily protein; FUNCTIONS IN: enzyme inhibitor activity, pectinesterase activity; INVOLVED IN: biological_process unknown; LOCATED IN: endomembrane system; CONTAINS InterPro DOMAIN/s: Pectinesterase inhibitor (InterPro:IPR006501); BEST Arabidopsis thaliana protein match is: cell wall / vacuolar inhibitor of fructosidase 1 (TAIR:AT1G47960.1); Has 66 Blast hits to 66 proteins in 14 species: Archae - 0; Bacteria - 0; Metazoa - 0; Fungi - 0; Plants - 66; Viruses - 0; Other Eukaryotes - 0 (source: NCBI BLink).), producing the protein MAMVVGVAMGNIALGAETVGQINEAYKTKPMLKKPLDECSMRYKTIVDVDVHTAIISIKGNPKFAEGAVVDAGVEASICEGGFTKGQSPLTSLTQRMEKICDVTRAIIRMLL; encoded by the exons atggctaTGGTGGTGGGAGTTGCGATGGGAAATATT GCGCTTGGGGCCGAAACGGTCGGGCAGATCAACGAGgcctacaaaacaaaaccaatgcTGAAAAAGCCATTAGACGAGTGTAGTATGAGATACAAAACGATCGTAGACGTTGACGTCCACACTGCCATTATATCTATCAAAGGAAACCCTAAGTTCGCTGAAGGGGCTGTTGTTGACGCCGGCGTGGAAGCTTCCATATGCGAAGGAGGGTTTACCAAAGGCCAATCTCCGTTGACCAGTTTGACTCAGAGAATGGAAAAGATTTGCGATGTGACCAGAGCCATCATCCGAATGTTGCTCTAA
- a CDS encoding Protein phosphatase 2C family protein (Protein phosphatase 2C family protein; FUNCTIONS IN: protein serine/threonine phosphatase activity, catalytic activity; INVOLVED IN: protein amino acid dephosphorylation; LOCATED IN: endomembrane system, protein serine/threonine phosphatase complex; EXPRESSED IN: 24 plant structures; EXPRESSED DURING: 15 growth stages; CONTAINS InterPro DOMAIN/s: Protein phosphatase 2C, manganese/magnesium aspartate binding site (InterPro:IPR000222), Protein phosphatase 2C-related (InterPro:IPR001932), Protein phosphatase 2C, N-terminal (InterPro:IPR014045), Protein phosphatase 2C (InterPro:IPR015655); BEST Arabidopsis thaliana protein match is: Protein phosphatase 2C family protein (TAIR:AT4G38520.2); Has 5376 Blast hits to 5373 proteins in 286 species: Archae - 0; Bacteria - 18; Metazoa - 1356; Fungi - 523; Plants - 2541; Viruses - 5; Other Eukaryotes - 933 (source: NCBI BLink).) produces the protein MSGSLMNLFSLCFKPFGHVCDNSEAGSGGGGGVSGGTGGEGKDGLLWFRDLGKYCGGDFSMAVIQANQVLEDQSQVESGNFGTFVGVYDGHGGPEAARYVCDHLFNHFREISAETQGVVTRETIERAFHATEEGFASIVSELWQEIPNLATVGTCCLVGVIYQNTLFVASLGDSRVVLGKKGNCGGLSAIQLSTEHNANNEDIRWELKDLHPDDPQIVVFRHGVWRVKGIIQVSRSIGDMYMKRPEFNKEPISQKFRIAEPMKRPLMSATPTILSHPLHPNDSFLIFASDGLWEHLTNEKAVEIVHNHPRAGSAKRLIKAALHEAARKREMRYSDLRKIDKKVRRHFHDDITVIVVFLNHDLISRGHINSTQDTTVSIRSALEH, from the exons ATGTCAGGTTCATTGATGAATCTGTTTTCTCTCTGCTTCAAGCCATTCGGGCACGTCTGTGATAATTCCGAAGCTGGATcgggtggtggtggtggcgtTTCTGGTGGAACCGGCGGTGAAGGCAAAGACGGATTGCTTTGGTTCCGTGATCTCGGTAAATATTGCGGCGGAGATTTCTCCATGGCTGTGATTCAAGCCAATCAGGTTCTTGAAGATCAGAGCCAGGTCGAATCCGGTAATTTTGGGACTTTTGTTGGTGTTTACGATGGTCATGGTGGTCCTGAAGCTGCTCGTTATGTCTGTGATCATCTCTTTAACCATTTTCGAG AAATATCAGCGGAAACACAAGGAGTTGTGACGAGAGAGACGATAGAAAGAGCCTTTCATGCGACAGAAGAAGGATTCGCTTCCATTGTGTCAGAGCTGTGGCAAGAAATACCAAATTTGGCAACTGTTGGCACTTGTTGTTTGGTTGGAGTGATATATCAAAATACTCTTTTTGTGGCAAGTCTTGGAGATTCACGGGTTGTTCTTGGAAAGAAAGGCAACTGTGGCGGACTCTCTGCTATTCAGCTGTCGACTGAACACAATGCTAACAATGAAGATATTCGTTGGGAACTCAAGGACTTACATCCTGATGACCCGCAGATCGTTGTGTTCAGGCATGGAGTTTGGAGAGTTAAGGGCATCATTCAG GTATCGAGGTCTATAGGAGACATGTACATGAAACGGCCCGAATTTAACAAGGAGCCAATCAGTCAAAAGTTCAGAATTGCAGAGCCAATGAAAAGACCCTTGATGTCTGCAACACCAACAATACTCTCTCATCCTCTGCACCCTAATGATTCGTTTCTCATTTTTGCATCTGATGGTCTTTGGGAGCATTTGACTAACGAAAAAGCAGTTGAGATTGTTCATAACCATCCCCGTGCT GGAAGCGCAAAGAGACTGATAAAGGCGGCTCTTCACGAGGCAGCGAGGAAACGTGAGATGAGATATTCAGATCTAAGGAAGATTGACAAGAAAGTGAGACGACATTTTCATGATGACATCACGGTTATAGTGGTGTTCTTGAACCATGACCTCATATCGAGAGGCCACATCAACTCAACCCAAGACACAACAGTCTCTATACGGAGTGCTCTTGAACACTGA
- a CDS encoding Plant invertase/pectin methylesterase inhibitor superfamily protein (Plant invertase/pectin methylesterase inhibitor superfamily protein; FUNCTIONS IN: enzyme inhibitor activity, pectinesterase inhibitor activity, pectinesterase activity; LOCATED IN: endomembrane system; CONTAINS InterPro DOMAIN/s: Pectinesterase inhibitor (InterPro:IPR006501); BEST Arabidopsis thaliana protein match is: Plant invertase/pectin methylesterase inhibitor superfamily protein (TAIR:AT3G17152.1); Has 30201 Blast hits to 17322 proteins in 780 species: Archae - 12; Bacteria - 1396; Metazoa - 17338; Fungi - 3422; Plants - 5037; Viruses - 0; Other Eukaryotes - 2996 (source: NCBI BLink).): protein MHYQIKTMMKLFSIFVVFMQIQVALSSQPIRYATEPKPIQELCKFNINPSLCVSTLNLDPRSKNSNLRELAWISIDATSNKVNKMLNYLISVSKNIKDREDLKKYKTCIDDYGTAARRFLPAALDDLKAGFFSLAKSDMESVVSIPDHCEAQFGGSSPLTGRNKATHDIANMTADIIRYLFGNN from the exons ATGCactatcaaataaaaacaatgatGAAATTATTCTCTATTTTTGTCGTATTTATGCAAATCCAAGTAGCATTGTCGTCTCAACCAATTCGGTATGCTACGGAACCTAAGCCCATACAAGAACTCTGCAAATTTAACATTAATCCAAGCCTCTGCGTCTCTACTCTCAATCTTGATCCTAGAAGCAAGAACTCAAATTTACGAG AGCTTGCGTGGATCTCTATCGATGCGACTTCAAACAAAGTCAACAAAATGTTAAACTATCTCATCTCCGTCTCTAAGAACATCAAAGACCGTGAAGACTTAAAGAAGTACAAAACTTGCATTGATGACTATGGCACGGCGGCTCGTAGGTTTTTACCGGCGGCGTTGGATGATCTTAAAGCTGGGTTCTTTTCTCTAGCGAAGTCTGATATGGAAAGTGTTGTGTCGATACCCGATCATTGTGAGGCGCAATTCGGTGGGAGTTCACCGTTGACGGGACGTAACAAAGCCACTCATGATATCGCTAATATGACTGCTGACATCATAAGATATCTTTTTGGCAATAATTAA
- a CDS encoding Plant invertase/pectin methylesterase inhibitor superfamily protein (Plant invertase/pectin methylesterase inhibitor superfamily protein; FUNCTIONS IN: enzyme inhibitor activity, pectinesterase inhibitor activity, pectinesterase activity; LOCATED IN: endomembrane system; EXPRESSED IN: 21 plant structures; EXPRESSED DURING: 13 growth stages; CONTAINS InterPro DOMAIN/s: Pectinesterase inhibitor (InterPro:IPR006501); BEST Arabidopsis thaliana protein match is: cell wall / vacuolar inhibitor of fructosidase 1 (TAIR:AT1G47960.1); Has 102 Blast hits to 102 proteins in 16 species: Archae - 0; Bacteria - 0; Metazoa - 0; Fungi - 0; Plants - 102; Viruses - 0; Other Eukaryotes - 0 (source: NCBI BLink).), which produces MKRSSTVTSLPCLSLFLLLLLPSVVQSSDDLIDKICQATPFCDLCEASLRPFSPSPSDPKSLGAAMASVVLGNMTDTLGYIQSLIKHAHDPAAERALAQCAELYRPVVKFNIPQAMEAMQGGKFGFAIYVLGDAEKQTDSCQKGITNAGADDESSVAVTARNKLVKNLCDVAISVLKSLMNGL; this is translated from the coding sequence ATGAAAAGATCATCCACCGTCACATCATTACCGTGTCTCtccctctttctccttctgcTTCTGCCGTCGGTAGTCCAATCCTCCGACGACCTTATCGACAAAATATGCCAAGCAACGCCATTCTGCGACCTATGTGAAGCCTCTCTTCGTCCATTCTCTCCGTCACCTTCTGATCCCAAATCCTTAGGTGCCGCTATGGCCAGCGTCGTGCTCGGAAACATGACCGATACTTTAGGATACATCCAATCGCTGATCAAACATGCTCACGATCCTGCGGCAGAGCGCGCGCTGGCTCAGTGCGCTGAGCTGTACCGGCCGGTGGTCAAGTTTAATATTCCTCAGGCGATGGAGGCAATGCAGGGCGGCAAATTCGGCTTTGCGATATATGTGCTCGGAGACGCCGAGAAGCAGACTGATTCTTGTCAGAAAGGAATCACGAACGCCGGCGCCGACGATGAAAGCTCGGTGGCTGTTACGGCTAGAAACAAGCTAGTTAAAAATCTTTGTGACGTGGCGATTTCTGTGCTTAAGTCTCTGATGAATGGTCTTTAA
- a CDS encoding Plant invertase/pectin methylesterase inhibitor superfamily protein (Plant invertase/pectin methylesterase inhibitor superfamily protein; FUNCTIONS IN: enzyme inhibitor activity, pectinesterase activity; INVOLVED IN: biological_process unknown; LOCATED IN: endomembrane system; CONTAINS InterPro DOMAIN/s: Pectinesterase inhibitor (InterPro:IPR006501); BEST Arabidopsis thaliana protein match is: Plant invertase/pectin methylesterase inhibitor superfamily protein (TAIR:AT3G17150.1); Has 186 Blast hits to 186 proteins in 22 species: Archae - 0; Bacteria - 0; Metazoa - 0; Fungi - 0; Plants - 186; Viruses - 0; Other Eukaryotes - 0 (source: NCBI BLink).) has product MNIYIYLFAIFVVLSQIQIALSQTIQSPPGSSLVQRLCKRNRYQALCISTLNVDPRSKTSNLQGLASISLDATTKKFNVTLTYYISVLKNVRGRVDFERYGTCIEEYGAAVDRFLPAVKADLKAKKYPEAMSEMKDVVAKPGYCEDQFAGESPVTARNKAVHDIADMTADIIKTL; this is encoded by the exons atgaatatttacatatacttaTTCGCTATTTTTGTCGTGCTTAGCCAAATCCAAATAGCCTTGTCACAAACAATTCAGTCTCCTCCGGGATCTAGCCTTGTACAACGACTCTGCAAAAGAAACCGTTACCAAGCCCTATGCATCTCTACTCTCAATGTTGATCCTAGAAGCAAAACCTCAAATCTACAAG GGCTTGCGTCGATCTCTCTCGATGCTACGACAAAGAAATTCAACGTGACGTTAACATATTATATCTCTGTCCTAAAGAATGTCAGAGGCCGCGTAGACTTTGAGAGATACGGAACTTGCATCGAGGAGTATGGTGCGGCGGTTGATAGGTTTTTACCGGCGGTGAAGGCTGATCTAAAGGCGAAGAAATATCCTGAGGCTATGTCTGAAATGAAAGACGTTGTGGCGAAGCCAGGTTATTGTGAGGACCAGTTCGCCGGGGAATCTCCGGTGACGGCACGTAACAAAGCCGTCCATGATATCGCCGATATGACTGCTGACATCATCAAAACGTTGTGA
- a CDS encoding sequence-specific DNA binding transcription factor (sequence-specific DNA binding transcription factors; FUNCTIONS IN: sequence-specific DNA binding transcription factor activity; INVOLVED IN: regulation of transcription; LOCATED IN: chloroplast; EXPRESSED IN: 22 plant structures; EXPRESSED DURING: 13 growth stages; BEST Arabidopsis thaliana protein match is: basic helix-loop-helix (bHLH) DNA-binding superfamily protein (TAIR:AT3G06590.2); Has 168 Blast hits to 168 proteins in 13 species: Archae - 0; Bacteria - 0; Metazoa - 2; Fungi - 0; Plants - 166; Viruses - 0; Other Eukaryotes - 0 (source: NCBI BLink).): protein MESISPVSNQLLQPTTTSSNSDRSRRKRKKKSSPSSVEKSPSPSISLEKWRSEKQQQIYSTKLVHALRELRISQQPSSSSSSSIPRGGRAVREVADRALAVAARGKTLWSRAILSKAVKLKFRKHKRQRISNPTTTTLTTGSIRSKKQRATVLRLKAKGLPAVQRKVKVLSRLVPGCRKQSLPVVLEETTDYIAAMEMQIRTMTAILSAVSSSPPPPTPGHEGGQTHMLG, encoded by the coding sequence ATGGAGTCTATATCTCCGGTATCGAATCAGCTTCTTCAGCCGACGACGACGAGCTCTAATTCCGATCGCTCTCGTCGTAAGCGTAAGAAGAAATCATCGCCATCATCGGTTGAGAAATCTCCATCTCCGTCAATATCGTTGGAGAAATGGAGATCGGAGAAGCAGCAACAGATCTACTCAACGAAGCTAGTTCATGCTTTAAGAGAGCTACGAATCAGCCAACaaccatcttcatcatcatcttcttcgattcCACGTGGAGGTAGAGCCGTACGTGAAGTCGCCGATAGAGCTTTAGCAGTTGCGGCGAGAGGTAAAACGTTATGGAGTCGAGCGATACTTTCAAAAGCTGTAAAACTCAAATTCAGGAAACACAAACGCCAGAGAATCTCTAATCCGACGACGACGACGTTAACCACCGGGAGTATCAGgtcaaagaaacagagagcgACGGTTTTGAGGCTTAAGGCTAAAGGTTTGCCAGCTGTACAGAGGAAAGTGAAAGTACTGAGCCGGTTAGTTCCCGGTTGCCGTAAACAATCATTACCGGTGGTTTTAGAAGAAACCACTGATTATATAGCTGCGATGGAGATGCAGATTCGTACTATGACTGCGATTCTCTCCGCCGTTAGTTCTTCTCCTCCGCCGCCAACGCCAGGTCACGAAGGGGGACAAACACACATGCTTGGTTAG